Proteins found in one Abyssibius alkaniclasticus genomic segment:
- a CDS encoding c-type cytochrome domain-containing protein, with product MWRIAAALSFLFTAAQAQTPDWAQIGTIFTNRCIICHSGDAAPLGLQLDSYENALAGGWMGAVLLAGNPDDSRLIGRLSGTILPRMPLNGPPYLTDAEISLVVAWIEAGMPRGDADPVSAPAARPRPAPGAPIVFADVAPIFLQRCAKCHSRNSIFGVAPEGLLLESYETVLAGGERLAVLPGNPEMSEIWRRLVGLGQPRMPFDGPPWLDAADIALVYDWIAQGAADDSGIRASIPFGRTVRLRGRMTGRAEIDGAAFRIGPTTRIDDWPDMGVEAEMRGAVMPDGSVRATRLRSR from the coding sequence ATGTGGCGCATTGCAGCCGCGCTGAGCTTTCTGTTCACCGCAGCCCAGGCGCAAACGCCCGACTGGGCGCAGATTGGCACTATTTTCACCAATCGCTGCATCATTTGCCATTCGGGCGATGCTGCACCGCTTGGCCTGCAACTTGACAGTTATGAGAACGCTTTGGCCGGGGGCTGGATGGGCGCGGTTCTGCTGGCGGGCAACCCCGATGATAGCCGCCTGATCGGGCGGCTTTCTGGCACTATTCTGCCGCGAATGCCCCTGAACGGTCCGCCCTATCTGACGGATGCGGAAATTTCGCTTGTTGTGGCCTGGATAGAGGCCGGAATGCCGCGTGGTGACGCGGATCCTGTCAGCGCGCCCGCCGCGCGCCCCCGGCCCGCCCCCGGTGCGCCGATTGTTTTTGCCGATGTTGCGCCGATCTTTTTGCAACGCTGTGCAAAGTGCCATTCCCGCAACTCTATCTTTGGTGTCGCGCCCGAAGGGCTTTTGCTGGAAAGTTATGAAACCGTTCTTGCCGGTGGCGAACGTCTGGCCGTGCTGCCGGGCAACCCCGAAATGTCCGAGATCTGGCGGCGCCTTGTGGGGCTTGGCCAGCCGCGTATGCCGTTTGACGGGCCGCCCTGGCTTGATGCGGCTGACATTGCGCTGGTTTATGACTGGATTGCGCAGGGCGCCGCGGATGATTCCGGCATCCGGGCCAGCATTCCCTTCGGGCGCACCGTTCGGTTGCGCGGGCGCATGACCGGGCGCGCTGAAATTGATGGCGCAGCGTTCCGGATTGGCCCGACGACCCGCATTGATGACTGGCCGGACATGGGTGTTGAAGCGGAAATGCGCGGCGCGGTCATGCCCGATGGCAGCGTGCGCGCCACGCGATTGCGCAGCCGTTAG
- a CDS encoding undecaprenyl-diphosphate phosphatase, giving the protein MSYLSLLFLALLQGLTEFLPVSSSAHLKLFHLATGTEANALVLDVAVHIGTMAAVCLYFWRDVLLTLRGIADVLRGRLRTEGAQLFLLLSLATIPAIIVGLALKLSGLAEKLDLLWLMGSTMIIFGIILYWADKRAPQTRTSWTWRDALIMGLWQAVALVPGVSRSGATITAARFLGFERISAARLAMLMSIPTILASGSLLAVDVVKEGDWSLAGDAAIAAFIAFLAALLALRVMMTLLARVSFTPYVIYRILLGIVLLIIAAR; this is encoded by the coding sequence ATGTCATACCTGTCCCTGCTGTTTTTGGCCCTGTTGCAGGGTCTGACCGAGTTTTTGCCGGTCTCATCCTCGGCGCATCTGAAGCTGTTTCACCTTGCCACGGGCACCGAAGCCAATGCCCTGGTGCTGGATGTGGCGGTGCATATTGGCACAATGGCCGCTGTCTGCCTGTATTTCTGGCGCGATGTCCTGCTGACCTTGCGGGGGATAGCCGATGTTCTGCGCGGCCGCCTCAGAACCGAAGGTGCGCAACTGTTCCTGCTGCTTAGCCTGGCCACGATACCGGCCATCATTGTCGGTCTTGCGCTCAAACTTTCCGGCCTCGCTGAAAAGCTCGATCTGCTCTGGCTGATGGGCAGCACGATGATCATATTCGGCATCATCCTCTATTGGGCCGACAAACGCGCCCCGCAAACCCGCACAAGCTGGACCTGGCGCGATGCGCTGATCATGGGGCTATGGCAGGCTGTGGCGCTTGTTCCCGGCGTATCACGCTCGGGCGCGACCATTACCGCTGCGCGTTTTCTGGGGTTCGAGCGGATCAGCGCCGCGCGTCTGGCCATGCTCATGTCGATTCCGACCATCCTTGCCTCGGGCAGCCTGCTGGCGGTCGATGTGGTGAAAGAAGGCGATTGGTCGCTGGCGGGCGATGCCGCCATCGCGGCATTCATCGCCTTTCTCGCGGCGCTTCTGGCCCTGCGCGTGATGATGACCTTGCTGGCGCGGGTCAGTTTCACGCCATATGTGATTTACCGCATCCTGTTGGGAATTGTCCTGCTGATCATTGCGGCGCGCTAA
- a CDS encoding glutathione S-transferase family protein, with product MRRLYHLPLSPYCRKIRLVLAEKKIEVDLIEEKVWQQNLDFLRQNPAGKVPMLKMNGLVLAESSAIFEYIEESNPSPPLLPRNISERAEARRLQSWFDDKFHNEVTANLLYERVNKKLMGAGYPDSAKIKAGSKNIKYHIDYMGWLLESRRWLAGDMMTIADFAAAAHFSSLDYINDVDWERNSAVKDWYAKIKSRPAFRSILADQLPGFVPPDHYADLDF from the coding sequence ATGCGCCGCCTTTATCACCTGCCTCTGTCACCCTATTGCCGCAAAATCCGGTTGGTTCTGGCCGAAAAGAAAATCGAAGTTGACCTGATCGAAGAAAAGGTCTGGCAACAGAACCTCGATTTTCTGCGCCAGAACCCGGCGGGCAAGGTGCCCATGCTCAAGATGAACGGGCTTGTGCTGGCGGAATCGAGCGCGATTTTTGAATATATCGAGGAATCCAACCCTTCCCCGCCGCTGCTGCCGCGCAATATTTCCGAGCGCGCCGAAGCGCGCCGCCTGCAAAGCTGGTTTGATGACAAGTTCCACAACGAGGTCACCGCCAACCTGCTTTACGAGCGTGTGAACAAAAAGCTGATGGGCGCGGGCTACCCGGATAGCGCCAAAATCAAGGCTGGCTCGAAAAATATCAAATACCATATCGACTATATGGGCTGGCTTTTGGAAAGCCGCCGCTGGCTTGCGGGCGATATGATGACCATAGCCGATTTTGCCGCCGCCGCGCATTTCTCGTCGCTCGACTATATAAACGATGTGGATTGGGAACGGAATTCGGCGGTGAAGGACTGGTATGCGAAGATCAAATCGCGCCCGGCCTTCCGCTCGATCCTGGCCGACCAACTGCCGGGCTTTGTGCCGCCCGACCATTACGCGGACCTGGATTTCTGA
- the mtgA gene encoding monofunctional biosynthetic peptidoglycan transglycosylase: MRRVLAVLRFGLRLGAVTVAIILLTVLAFRWINPPMTLLMQRAAAERGEIAWEWRSMSEIAPEFALSVVAAEDANFCLHYGFDIAAIRAALDDGAERGASTISQQVAKNLFLWPERSWLRKGLEVGFTGLIELFWPKRRILEVYLNIAEMGPGVFGAEAAAQHHYGQAASALGPSRAAALAVILPNPRERNPRNPTASRARRAAQVVDGAATLQADGRAACFLPK, translated from the coding sequence ATGCGGCGCGTCCTTGCGGTGCTGCGCTTTGGCCTGAGGCTGGGCGCGGTAACGGTGGCGATCATACTGCTGACCGTGCTGGCCTTTCGCTGGATAAACCCGCCGATGACCCTGCTCATGCAGCGCGCGGCGGCTGAACGCGGCGAAATTGCGTGGGAATGGCGCAGCATGTCCGAAATTGCACCCGAATTCGCGCTTTCGGTGGTGGCGGCGGAAGATGCGAATTTCTGCCTGCATTACGGGTTTGACATCGCGGCCATTCGCGCGGCCCTGGATGACGGGGCCGAGCGTGGGGCGTCGACCATCAGCCAGCAGGTTGCCAAAAACCTGTTCCTGTGGCCCGAACGCAGCTGGCTGCGCAAGGGGCTGGAGGTGGGGTTTACCGGGCTGATCGAGCTGTTCTGGCCCAAACGGCGCATATTGGAGGTTTACCTCAACATTGCCGAAATGGGGCCGGGCGTGTTCGGGGCCGAGGCGGCCGCGCAGCACCATTACGGGCAGGCCGCAAGCGCGCTTGGCCCATCGCGCGCTGCCGCTTTGGCGGTGATCCTGCCCAACCCGCGCGAACGCAACCCGCGCAACCCCACCGCCAGCCGCGCGCGCCGTGCCGCACAGGTCGTCGATGGTGCGGCCACCTTGCAGGCCGACGGGCGCGCCGCCTGTTTTCTGCCGAAATAG
- the gltB gene encoding glutamate synthase large subunit gives MTDFDANYAENMQAKRDWLQKNGLYNQNEERDSCGVGFVVALNGKPARSVVEAGITALKAIWHRGAVDADGKTGDGAGIHVQIPEEFFKDQVRRTGHEPRDERIAVAQVFLPRTDFGAQETCRTIVETEVLRMGYYIYGWRHVPVDISCLGQKANATRPEIEQILISNSKGVDEETFERELYVIRRRIEKAASNLNGFYICSMSCRSIIYKGMMLAEEVAVFYPDLRDERFISAFAIYHQRYSTNTFPQWWLAQPFRMLAHNGEINTIKGNLNWMRSHEIRMASNTFGDMADEIKPIVTPGSSDSAALDAVFEVMVRAGRSAPMVKTMLVPESWSNTATAMPQAWQDMYSYCNSVMEPWDGPAALAMTDGRWVCAGLDRNGLRPMRYVVTGDGLVIAGSEAGMVPVDESNLRVKGALGPGQMLAIDMVEGKMWRDTELKDMLAASLPFGEWVGKITDLDEMSAGKDEHTAFEGSALRRRQIAAGYTLEELENVLHPMAEDGKEAIGSMGDDTPSAVLSERYRPLSHFFRQNFSQVTNPPIDSLREHRVMSLNTRFGNLKNVLDQSSAQTEIVLLGSPFVSNGQFADMMRYFGEGAAQIDCTFSADANDKNALHDALARVRREADEAVRAGATHLVLSDEAQGENRVAMPMILTTSAVHSWLVRKGLRTFTSLNVRSAECIDPHYFAVLIGCGATTVNAYLAQDSLADRVRRGLLDMTLEQAVTAYREAINQGLLKIMSKMGISVISSYRGGLNFEAVGLSRAMVAEYFPGMVSRISGIGVPGIQKKAREVHGRAWQGGSDVLPIGGFYKARKSGETHAWEATAMHLLQSACDKASYELWQRYSKTMRSAPPIHLRDLLDLKPLAKPVALEDVESITAIRKRFVTPGMSLGALSPEAHKTLNIAMNRIGAKSDSGEGGEDPAHFAPMPNGDNASAKIKQVASGRFGVTAEYLNQCDELEIKVAQGAKPGEGGQLPGMKVTELIARLRHSTPGVTLISPPPHHDIYSIEDLAQLIYDLKQINPRAKVTVKLVAQSGVGTIAAGVAKAKADVILISGHNGGTGASPVTSIKYAGLPWEMGLSEAHQVLALNNLRDRVTLRTDGGLRTGRDIVIAAMMGAEEFGIGTAALIAMGCIMVRQCQSNTCPVGVCTQDARLRDKFTGNADKVVNLITFYAQEVREVLASIGARSLDEVIGRADLLSQVSRGSEHLDDLDLNPLLISVSERGEIKFDRDKPRQFVPDTLDAQIVEDAKPFFKDGEKMQLSYAVQNTHRTVGTRVSSHIVQRFGMNNDLQADHLTIKLQGSAGQSLGAFAAPGLKIEVAGDANDYVGKGLSGGMIVVRPRLHSPLVPHDNAIIGNTVLYGATAGKLFASGRAGERFCVRNSGAEVVVEGCGSNGCEYMTGGVAVILGRIGDNFGAGMTGGMAYVYDPNGAIAARMNHDNIVAQPVLASYYAQQLHALVSQHFDETRSPRAEELLLDWENALQDFVQIVPKEMLSRLSHPLDDNAARIPAQ, from the coding sequence ATGACAGATTTTGACGCAAACTATGCTGAGAACATGCAGGCCAAGCGCGACTGGTTGCAAAAAAACGGGCTTTATAACCAGAATGAAGAGCGCGATAGCTGCGGCGTTGGCTTTGTCGTTGCGCTGAACGGCAAGCCCGCGCGTTCGGTGGTGGAAGCGGGGATTACCGCGCTGAAAGCCATCTGGCACCGGGGCGCTGTCGATGCCGATGGCAAAACCGGCGATGGTGCGGGCATTCATGTGCAGATTCCCGAAGAGTTTTTCAAAGACCAGGTGCGCCGCACGGGCCACGAGCCGCGCGATGAGCGCATTGCCGTCGCCCAGGTGTTTTTGCCGCGCACCGATTTTGGCGCACAGGAAACCTGCCGCACGATCGTTGAAACCGAAGTTTTGCGCATGGGTTACTATATTTACGGCTGGCGGCATGTGCCGGTCGATATTTCCTGCCTTGGCCAGAAGGCCAACGCCACGCGCCCGGAAATCGAGCAGATCCTCATTTCCAACTCCAAAGGCGTGGATGAGGAAACCTTCGAGCGCGAGCTTTACGTCATCCGCCGCCGGATCGAGAAGGCCGCATCCAACCTCAACGGGTTTTACATCTGTTCAATGTCGTGTCGTTCGATCATCTATAAAGGCATGATGCTGGCCGAAGAGGTTGCGGTGTTCTACCCCGATCTGCGCGATGAACGCTTCATCTCTGCCTTTGCCATTTACCACCAGCGCTATTCCACCAACACCTTCCCGCAATGGTGGCTGGCCCAGCCCTTCCGCATGTTGGCGCATAATGGCGAGATCAACACGATCAAGGGCAATCTGAACTGGATGCGCAGCCATGAAATCCGCATGGCCTCCAACACGTTTGGCGATATGGCCGATGAGATCAAGCCGATCGTCACGCCCGGAAGCTCGGATTCCGCCGCCTTGGACGCGGTGTTCGAGGTTATGGTGCGCGCGGGCCGAAGCGCGCCGATGGTCAAAACCATGCTGGTGCCGGAAAGCTGGTCGAACACCGCCACAGCCATGCCGCAAGCTTGGCAGGATATGTATTCCTACTGCAACTCGGTCATGGAACCCTGGGACGGCCCGGCCGCTTTGGCCATGACCGATGGCCGCTGGGTCTGCGCCGGGCTCGACCGGAACGGGCTGCGCCCGATGCGCTATGTCGTTACCGGCGACGGGCTGGTGATTGCGGGCTCGGAAGCCGGCATGGTGCCGGTGGATGAATCCAACCTTCGCGTCAAAGGCGCGCTTGGCCCCGGCCAGATGCTGGCCATTGACATGGTCGAAGGCAAGATGTGGCGCGATACCGAGCTGAAAGACATGCTCGCCGCCAGCCTGCCCTTTGGCGAATGGGTCGGCAAGATTACCGATCTCGATGAAATGTCGGCCGGAAAGGACGAGCATACCGCATTTGAGGGCAGCGCGCTGCGCCGCCGCCAGATCGCCGCCGGCTACACGCTGGAAGAGCTTGAAAACGTGCTGCACCCGATGGCCGAAGACGGCAAAGAGGCGATCGGCTCGATGGGCGATGACACGCCAAGTGCAGTGCTGAGCGAGCGTTATCGCCCGCTCAGCCATTTCTTCCGGCAGAATTTCAGCCAGGTCACCAACCCGCCGATCGACAGTTTGCGCGAACATCGGGTGATGAGCCTGAACACCCGCTTCGGCAACCTCAAGAACGTTCTCGACCAATCGAGCGCGCAAACAGAGATTGTGCTGTTGGGCAGCCCCTTTGTCTCCAACGGTCAGTTTGCCGATATGATGCGCTATTTCGGCGAGGGCGCGGCCCAGATCGACTGCACCTTTAGCGCCGATGCCAATGACAAGAACGCCCTGCATGACGCGCTGGCGCGCGTGCGCCGCGAGGCGGATGAGGCCGTGCGCGCCGGTGCCACGCATCTGGTGCTGAGCGACGAGGCACAGGGCGAGAACCGCGTGGCCATGCCGATGATCCTGACCACATCGGCTGTGCATTCATGGCTTGTGCGCAAAGGGTTGCGCACCTTTACCAGCCTCAATGTGCGCTCTGCCGAATGCATCGACCCGCATTATTTTGCCGTGCTGATCGGCTGCGGGGCGACCACGGTCAACGCCTATCTGGCCCAGGATTCGCTGGCCGACCGTGTGCGCCGCGGCCTGCTGGACATGACGCTGGAACAGGCGGTGACGGCCTATCGCGAGGCGATCAACCAGGGCCTGCTGAAGATCATGTCGAAAATGGGAATCTCGGTGATTTCCTCATATCGCGGCGGGCTGAATTTTGAAGCCGTGGGGCTGAGCCGCGCGATGGTGGCAGAATATTTCCCCGGCATGGTCAGCCGTATTTCGGGCATTGGCGTGCCCGGCATCCAGAAAAAGGCGCGCGAAGTGCATGGCCGCGCCTGGCAGGGCGGCAGCGATGTTCTGCCGATTGGCGGGTTTTACAAGGCGCGCAAATCGGGCGAAACCCATGCCTGGGAAGCCACGGCGATGCATTTGCTGCAATCGGCCTGCGACAAGGCAAGCTACGAGCTGTGGCAGCGCTATTCCAAAACCATGCGCAGCGCCCCGCCCATCCATTTGCGCGATCTGCTCGACCTCAAGCCGCTGGCCAAACCCGTTGCGCTGGAAGATGTCGAAAGCATCACCGCCATCCGCAAACGCTTTGTCACCCCCGGCATGTCGCTTGGCGCGCTCTCGCCCGAGGCGCATAAAACGCTGAATATTGCGATGAACCGGATCGGGGCGAAGTCGGATTCCGGCGAGGGCGGCGAAGACCCGGCGCATTTCGCCCCCATGCCCAACGGCGATAATGCATCCGCGAAAATCAAACAGGTCGCCTCGGGGCGCTTCGGGGTAACGGCGGAATATCTGAACCAGTGCGACGAGCTGGAAATCAAGGTCGCCCAGGGCGCCAAACCCGGCGAAGGCGGGCAGTTGCCCGGCATGAAAGTGACCGAGTTGATCGCGCGGCTGCGCCATTCCACCCCCGGCGTGACGCTGATTTCGCCACCCCCGCACCACGATATCTATTCCATCGAAGACCTTGCGCAGCTGATCTATGACCTCAAGCAGATCAACCCGCGCGCCAAGGTCACGGTGAAACTGGTGGCACAATCGGGCGTGGGCACCATTGCCGCCGGTGTGGCCAAGGCCAAGGCCGATGTCATTCTCATCTCCGGCCATAATGGCGGCACGGGTGCCAGCCCGGTGACCAGCATCAAATATGCCGGCCTTCCCTGGGAAATGGGGCTGTCCGAAGCGCATCAGGTGCTGGCGCTGAACAATCTGCGCGACCGTGTGACCCTGCGCACCGATGGCGGCTTGCGCACCGGGCGCGATATTGTCATCGCCGCGATGATGGGGGCCGAGGAGTTTGGCATCGGCACCGCCGCGCTGATCGCGATGGGCTGCATCATGGTGCGGCAATGCCAGTCCAACACCTGCCCGGTGGGCGTATGCACACAAGATGCGCGCCTGCGCGACAAATTCACCGGCAATGCCGACAAGGTGGTGAACCTCATCACCTTCTATGCCCAGGAAGTGCGCGAGGTGCTGGCCAGCATCGGCGCGCGCAGCCTGGATGAGGTCATCGGCCGCGCCGATTTGCTGAGCCAGGTCAGCCGTGGCTCGGAACACCTGGACGATCTCGACCTCAACCCGCTGCTGATTTCGGTATCGGAGCGCGGCGAGATCAAGTTCGACCGCGACAAGCCGCGCCAGTTCGTGCCCGACACGCTGGATGCGCAGATTGTGGAAGATGCCAAACCCTTCTTCAAAGACGGTGAGAAGATGCAGCTTTCCTATGCGGTGCAGAACACGCACCGCACGGTGGGCACGCGGGTGTCCAGCCATATCGTGCAGCGTTTCGGCATGAATAATGATTTGCAGGCCGACCATCTGACCATCAAGCTGCAAGGCTCGGCCGGGCAATCGCTTGGCGCATTTGCAGCACCGGGGCTGAAGATCGAGGTGGCGGGCGATGCGAATGACTATGTCGGCAAGGGCCTGTCGGGTGGCATGATTGTTGTGCGCCCGCGCCTGCATTCCCCGCTTGTGCCGCATGACAATGCGATCATCGGCAACACGGTGCTTTACGGGGCCACGGCGGGCAAGCTCTTTGCCTCGGGCCGCGCGGGCGAGCGGTTCTGTGTGCGCAATTCGGGTGCCGAAGTGGTGGTTGAAGGCTGCGGCTCCAACGGGTGTGAATACATGACCGGCGGTGTCGCGGTCATTCTCGGGCGCATCGGCGATAATTTCGGCGCCGGCATGACCGGCGGCATGGCCTATGTATATGACCCGAACGGTGCTATTGCCGCGCGCATGAACCACGACAACATTGTCGCCCAGCCCGTGCTGGCCAGTTACTATGCGCAGCAATTGCACGCGCTCGTTTCCCAGCATTTTGACGAAACCCGCAGCCCCCGCGCCGAGGAATTGCTGCTGGATTGGGAGAATGCGCTGCAAGATTTCGTGCAGATCGTGCCAAAGGAAATGCTGAGCAGGCTCAGCCACCCGCTGGATGACAATGCTGCGCGTATTCCGGCGCAATAG
- a CDS encoding NAD(P)-dependent oxidoreductase, protein MAKQPMLKFVDIGRNMPAKRDADARRADYHEIYAEFAAAKAAEQASRCSQCGVPYCQTHCPLHNNIPDWLNLTATGRLEEAYELSQATNTFPEICGRICPQDRLCEGNCVIEQSGHGTVTIGAVEKYITDTAWENGWVKPAAPRRERPESVGIIGAGPGGLAAADTLRQMGFQVVVYDRYDRAGGLLTYGIPGFKLEKDVVMRRVKLLEAGGVTFRMNTEIGRDISFDALRDAHDAVLIATGVYKSRDLGGPGAGLGGIVAALDYLTASNRLNFGDEVAEIAEGSLSAEGKNVVVIGGGDTAMDCVRTAVRQGAKSVKCLYRRDRANMPGSVRETQNAEEEGVEFVWLAAPKGFVGEGRVSGVRVAKMRLGAPDASGRRAPEEIEDADYTEPADLVIKALGFEPEALPELWESPDLGVTRWGTVKADFHSHATNLPGVYAAGDIVRGASLVVWAIRDGRDAAEAIAKYIAAKTAVAAE, encoded by the coding sequence ATGGCCAAGCAACCCATGCTGAAATTCGTCGATATCGGGCGCAACATGCCCGCCAAGCGCGATGCCGATGCGCGGCGCGCCGATTATCATGAAATTTATGCCGAATTTGCCGCCGCCAAGGCTGCCGAACAGGCCAGCCGGTGCAGCCAATGCGGTGTGCCCTATTGCCAAACCCATTGCCCCTTGCACAACAACATCCCCGACTGGCTGAACCTGACTGCGACCGGGCGGCTGGAAGAGGCGTATGAGCTGAGCCAGGCCACCAACACCTTCCCCGAAATCTGCGGCCGCATCTGCCCGCAAGACCGTTTATGCGAGGGCAATTGCGTGATCGAGCAATCGGGCCACGGCACGGTGACCATTGGCGCGGTCGAGAAATATATAACCGATACCGCATGGGAAAATGGCTGGGTCAAACCCGCCGCCCCGCGCCGCGAACGCCCCGAAAGCGTGGGCATTATCGGCGCTGGCCCCGGTGGGCTGGCGGCGGCCGATACCCTGCGCCAGATGGGCTTTCAGGTGGTGGTCTATGACCGGTATGACCGCGCCGGCGGCTTGCTCACCTACGGCATTCCCGGCTTCAAGCTGGAAAAAGACGTGGTCATGCGCCGCGTCAAGCTGCTGGAAGCGGGCGGCGTTACCTTCAGGATGAACACCGAGATTGGCCGCGATATTTCGTTTGATGCGCTGCGCGATGCGCATGACGCCGTGCTGATCGCCACAGGCGTTTACAAATCGCGCGACCTAGGCGGGCCGGGGGCCGGGCTTGGCGGCATTGTCGCCGCGCTGGACTATCTGACCGCCTCAAACCGGCTGAATTTCGGCGATGAGGTGGCTGAAATCGCCGAGGGCAGCCTGAGCGCCGAGGGCAAGAACGTTGTCGTTATCGGCGGTGGCGATACGGCGATGGATTGCGTGCGCACCGCCGTGCGGCAGGGGGCGAAATCGGTCAAATGCCTCTATCGGCGTGACCGCGCGAACATGCCCGGCTCGGTGCGCGAAACCCAGAATGCCGAAGAAGAGGGCGTTGAGTTTGTCTGGCTGGCCGCGCCCAAAGGCTTTGTTGGCGAAGGTCGGGTCAGCGGTGTGCGCGTGGCCAAAATGCGGCTTGGCGCACCCGATGCTTCGGGCCGTCGCGCCCCCGAGGAAATTGAAGATGCCGATTATACGGAACCGGCCGATCTGGTGATCAAGGCGCTGGGCTTCGAGCCCGAAGCCCTGCCCGAGCTTTGGGAATCTCCTGATCTGGGGGTTACCCGCTGGGGCACGGTCAAGGCCGATTTTCACAGCCACGCCACCAACCTGCCCGGCGTCTATGCGGCGGGCGATATTGTGCGCGGCGCCAGCCTCGTGGTCTGGGCTATCCGCGACGGGCGCGATGCGGCCGAAGCCATTGCCAAATACATTGCCGCCAAGACTGCGGTGGCCGCCGAATGA
- the queG gene encoding tRNA epoxyqueuosine(34) reductase QueG: MDAAGTLAARVRKQAVEFGFTACAFTTPNAIPDAPQRLQGFLDAGYHDQMAWMAERTTWRANPAALWPEARSIIMLAEAYSPTEDPLTLLKHRDRGAISVYARNRDYHDIVKKRLKRLGRWLIAQDPCEIKVFVDTAPVMEKPLGEAAGLGWQGKHTNLVSRDLGSWFFLGAIFTTLELPADAPEADHCGSCTRCLDICPTNAFPAPYQLDARRCISYLTIEHHGPVDEALRPLLGNRIYGCDDCLAVCPWNKYAVDTTEPGYWPRIELSRPKLAHFVSLSDAEFREVFSGSPIKRIGRNRFVRNVLYAIGNSNERGLRPYAARLLDDPDPVLQDAARWALTRLETATG; the protein is encoded by the coding sequence ATGGACGCGGCGGGCACCCTCGCCGCGCGTGTGCGCAAACAGGCTGTGGAATTCGGGTTTACGGCCTGCGCCTTTACCACACCAAATGCCATTCCGGATGCGCCCCAACGGCTGCAAGGCTTTCTGGATGCGGGCTATCACGACCAAATGGCCTGGATGGCCGAGCGCACGACCTGGCGTGCCAACCCCGCCGCCCTATGGCCCGAGGCGCGCAGCATCATCATGCTGGCCGAAGCCTATAGCCCGACGGAAGACCCGCTCACCCTGCTCAAACACCGCGACCGTGGCGCGATTTCGGTTTATGCGCGCAACCGCGACTACCACGATATTGTCAAAAAGCGGCTGAAGCGGCTTGGGCGCTGGCTGATCGCGCAAGACCCGTGCGAAATCAAGGTCTTCGTCGATACCGCCCCGGTGATGGAAAAGCCGCTGGGCGAAGCTGCGGGGCTTGGCTGGCAGGGCAAACACACCAACCTTGTGTCGCGCGATCTGGGAAGCTGGTTCTTTCTCGGCGCGATTTTCACCACGCTGGAGCTGCCGGCTGATGCGCCCGAGGCCGACCATTGCGGCTCTTGCACCCGCTGTCTGGATATCTGCCCGACCAACGCCTTCCCCGCGCCTTACCAGCTTGATGCGCGGCGCTGCATTTCCTACCTGACGATCGAGCATCACGGCCCGGTCGATGAAGCCTTGCGCCCGCTGCTGGGCAACCGGATTTATGGCTGCGACGATTGCCTTGCCGTCTGCCCCTGGAACAAATACGCGGTTGACACAACCGAGCCGGGCTATTGGCCCCGGATCGAGCTTTCGCGCCCGAAACTGGCGCATTTTGTCAGCCTGTCGGATGCCGAGTTCCGCGAGGTGTTTTCCGGCTCGCCCATCAAACGCATCGGGCGTAACCGCTTTGTGCGCAACGTGCTTTACGCCATCGGCAATTCGAACGAGCGCGGCTTGCGCCCCTATGCCGCCCGCTTGCTGGACGACCCCGACCCGGTATTGCAAGATGCGGCACGCTGGGCGCTGACCCGGCTTGAAACCGCAACAGGATAG
- a CDS encoding GFA family protein has protein sequence MSARLGGCLCGAVRFEIAPFKPGFGACHCKMCQRWAGSALLALTVPGETLTVSGEAVKTYNSSDWAERSFCGKCGAGLWYKVKDEDIYHIAIGLLDDTTGLTLKSEIFHDLKPDCFELSASSKKYTTAETMAMFAPKEPE, from the coding sequence ATGAGCGCGCGGCTTGGCGGCTGCCTGTGCGGTGCGGTGCGATTTGAGATTGCGCCCTTCAAGCCCGGTTTCGGCGCCTGCCATTGCAAGATGTGCCAGCGCTGGGCGGGGTCGGCCCTTTTGGCGCTGACCGTGCCGGGCGAGACGCTGACCGTCTCCGGCGAAGCGGTGAAAACCTATAACTCGTCAGACTGGGCCGAACGCAGCTTTTGCGGCAAATGCGGCGCGGGGCTGTGGTATAAGGTGAAAGATGAAGACATCTACCATATCGCCATCGGCCTGCTGGATGACACGACCGGCCTGACCCTGAAGTCGGAAATCTTCCACGATCTGAAGCCCGATTGCTTTGAGCTGAGTGCCAGCAGCAAAAAATACACCACCGCCGAGACAATGGCCATGTTTGCCCCGAAGGAGCCTGAATGA